In Methylomarinum sp. Ch1-1, the following proteins share a genomic window:
- a CDS encoding type IV secretory system conjugative DNA transfer family protein — translation MKTFRGLDPNHEVDRKTQIRDIRPLLTRVFEIIASRLFFAIIMIMLSGTAFIFPVLTNFVLIIGITAYLARVSATKNDHLPFRMPSTYQGTDWGARKPGGGYDKAKGVFLFGNEHGTKNELWGRSSDVLTHILAFGTTGSGKTEFLVSLAFNAIAMGSGFFYIDPKAAPKLQAQIYVLTRIAGRDDDFRTINYLTRGKSGLPGGVMPIRTTNTVNPLTYGNAEALANMFVSLIPKSEGSNAIFSQNAQSLMRAMMYGLVELRDKGELQLSPGVIREYITLEKNFELLQADISEMAKTSLKAFLSSVGYVDGKPLDKQPRSLNEQHGYARSYFGLALNNMTDTYSHIYGSSMGEVDMYDVVQNRRILVTLLPALALAPEELKNLGVISLSSIKNAISIGLGSGQEGTFEDVLYSLPTDAPAPFLSVTDEYAAIPTPGYVEVLTQGRGLGIAAILASQDYAGISKADAEGAQQIVENSKYKFALKMESAGETWELFNKLSGDVMVMESGGSAINKESFAPINYNDDMTARATERARINLRDLQEQIEGEFHAFFNGDVVRGSVFYANPPLPKDGQIRINQMVQVFLPDPKEIDLKFGSLKELTDRLIEKGETIAQHKTDIERSELETTDQIEAIASVFNSPGQYNPMEQAIIAFMQWIDVIDKDVEEMENSIPVSPDTFSHESIDGGLDEESTDNVSEEDFDQAIADLERSARANKSMENDIPGIEDGLENQAKNLVMNSAKLRDVNGASEKEKVLTPAETLKQSSQWMGADIIDSEFEQDMTRLNVKAGISEDQAKIKATKLADSIQKDMRYPKPPKPSKDSSVNKEELTTAVSTLLDNIKKRSK, via the coding sequence ATGAAAACATTTAGGGGACTCGACCCGAACCACGAAGTTGATCGAAAAACGCAAATAAGAGATATACGACCGCTATTAACTCGTGTATTCGAAATAATTGCTAGCCGATTATTTTTTGCCATAATAATGATCATGTTGTCTGGGACAGCATTTATTTTTCCTGTGTTGACCAACTTTGTTTTAATTATAGGTATTACCGCATATTTAGCGAGAGTAAGCGCAACAAAAAATGATCATCTTCCCTTCAGAATGCCGTCAACATATCAAGGTACAGATTGGGGCGCTCGTAAGCCAGGCGGAGGATACGATAAGGCCAAAGGGGTTTTTCTATTTGGAAACGAGCATGGAACTAAAAATGAATTATGGGGGCGCTCCAGTGATGTATTGACCCATATTTTGGCATTCGGAACTACAGGCTCAGGTAAGACAGAGTTTTTAGTGTCATTGGCGTTTAATGCTATCGCCATGGGATCCGGTTTTTTTTATATTGATCCCAAAGCGGCACCAAAGCTGCAAGCTCAAATCTATGTGTTAACTCGAATTGCTGGACGCGATGATGATTTTCGCACTATAAACTATTTGACACGGGGTAAGTCTGGTTTGCCGGGCGGGGTGATGCCAATACGCACGACAAACACGGTTAATCCTCTGACTTACGGAAACGCCGAGGCATTGGCGAATATGTTTGTATCACTGATTCCTAAATCAGAAGGTAGCAATGCTATTTTTTCTCAAAATGCCCAATCCTTAATGCGTGCTATGATGTATGGCCTTGTTGAATTGAGAGATAAGGGGGAGCTGCAGCTATCACCTGGTGTCATCCGTGAATACATCACTCTTGAAAAAAACTTTGAATTGCTGCAGGCCGACATTTCTGAAATGGCCAAAACCTCTCTGAAGGCGTTTTTATCATCTGTTGGCTATGTAGACGGAAAGCCTCTTGATAAACAGCCGCGATCGTTGAATGAGCAACATGGTTACGCACGCTCATATTTTGGTCTTGCTCTAAACAATATGACTGATACGTATTCCCATATATATGGTTCATCCATGGGTGAGGTTGATATGTATGATGTCGTGCAGAACCGACGTATTTTGGTAACCTTATTGCCGGCATTAGCGCTAGCACCAGAAGAGCTGAAAAACCTTGGTGTTATATCTTTGTCATCTATTAAAAATGCGATCAGCATTGGTTTAGGCTCAGGACAAGAAGGGACCTTTGAAGATGTTTTGTATTCCTTGCCGACGGATGCTCCAGCTCCTTTCCTATCAGTAACTGATGAATACGCAGCTATCCCCACGCCGGGATATGTTGAAGTGTTAACTCAGGGGCGCGGGCTGGGTATCGCAGCTATTTTGGCTTCTCAAGATTATGCAGGGATATCAAAAGCCGACGCTGAAGGCGCACAACAAATCGTGGAGAATAGTAAATATAAATTTGCCCTTAAAATGGAGTCAGCTGGTGAAACTTGGGAATTGTTTAATAAATTATCCGGGGATGTCATGGTAATGGAGTCTGGTGGTTCGGCAATTAATAAAGAATCATTTGCGCCAATTAATTACAATGACGACATGACGGCGCGAGCTACAGAGCGTGCCAGGATCAATCTGCGAGATCTTCAGGAGCAAATTGAAGGTGAATTTCACGCGTTTTTTAATGGTGATGTTGTAAGAGGGTCGGTTTTTTATGCTAATCCTCCTTTGCCAAAAGACGGGCAAATTCGTATCAATCAAATGGTTCAGGTGTTTTTGCCAGACCCGAAAGAAATCGATCTCAAATTTGGGTCTCTTAAAGAATTGACTGATCGGTTAATCGAAAAAGGGGAGACGATTGCTCAGCATAAAACCGATATTGAAAGGAGTGAGTTAGAGACTACCGATCAAATTGAGGCGATAGCCAGTGTTTTTAACAGTCCAGGCCAATACAATCCCATGGAGCAGGCGATAATTGCTTTTATGCAATGGATTGATGTTATCGATAAGGATGTTGAAGAAATGGAAAATTCAATTCCTGTTTCACCCGATACATTTTCTCATGAATCAATTGACGGAGGCCTTGATGAGGAAAGCACTGATAATGTGAGCGAGGAAGATTTTGATCAAGCTATTGCAGATCTTGAGAGGTCAGCTCGGGCAAATAAAAGCATGGAAAATGATATACCAGGCATAGAAGATGGTTTAGAAAATCAGGCAAAAAACCTGGTAATGAATTCGGCTAAATTACGAGATGTAAATGGGGCGAGCGAGAAAGAAAAAGTGTTGACGCCGGCTGAAACTTTAAAACAATCATCTCAATGGATGGGAGCGGATATTATCGACTCTGAGTTTGAGCAAGATATGACTCGGTTGAATGTAAAAGCAGGCATTTCTGAAGATCAAGCCAAGATAAAGGCGACGAAGCTTGCTGATAGCATTCAGAAAGACATGCGTTATCCGAAGCCTCCAAAACCAAGTAAGGATAGCTCTGTTAACAAAGAGGAATTAACTACTGCGGTATCGACATTATTAGACAACATTAAGAAACGCAGTAAATAG
- the icmP gene encoding type IVB secretion system coupling complex protein DotM/IcmP, with protein MNDNKGGMDDLMWVCIIIAVLLLVANMYYDAHRAEFNTYLLAINKYQLQFFALFGASDASLVLKKLEWGNPGKYDLNQVIALFRLTGTYTRYPVIAVLLGLLWHSYYRHGVSENYRRVFSMKSLMINNVHEFPCMAPVANRDLLDEPLDSGPWKVARTPLQWVAENNLLLDEHKKPVDKSLIIDSSTGLANIKSPLLSPKKNQLLSLDSEESKWLLIKQLGRSFAGVDDLAIHERILAAAFMAFIAGQKDKGQKLLDQASLSFVEPRSSDEALIIDDSGSKEMISKYIDNESVQYAIKNHSSYVKTWLMALLSAARKKGVLACSQFIWLRPTDRELWYALNQDGGSTAWAEGLGAWSHYKIEDMARMSLHEPQIEFGVSSLEKSIRNSGFLPIK; from the coding sequence ATGAATGACAATAAAGGCGGTATGGATGACTTGATGTGGGTCTGCATAATAATCGCAGTCCTCCTTCTTGTTGCCAATATGTATTATGATGCACACCGAGCTGAATTTAACACCTATTTATTGGCAATCAATAAATATCAGCTTCAATTTTTCGCGCTATTTGGCGCATCGGATGCATCCTTAGTTCTAAAAAAATTAGAGTGGGGTAATCCAGGAAAATACGATCTTAATCAGGTCATTGCGTTATTTAGGTTAACGGGAACATACACTCGATACCCTGTAATCGCTGTCTTACTGGGTTTACTTTGGCACTCTTATTATCGGCATGGCGTTTCCGAAAATTATAGACGCGTGTTTAGCATGAAGTCTTTGATGATAAATAACGTGCATGAATTTCCATGTATGGCGCCGGTAGCCAATCGTGATTTACTAGACGAGCCTCTCGATAGTGGACCATGGAAGGTAGCTCGAACGCCGCTACAATGGGTGGCTGAAAATAATCTTTTACTAGATGAGCATAAGAAACCCGTTGATAAATCGCTCATCATTGATTCATCTACAGGTCTCGCCAATATAAAGTCTCCATTGTTATCTCCTAAAAAAAATCAGTTACTTTCTTTGGATTCGGAAGAATCAAAATGGCTGCTAATTAAACAATTAGGTCGATCTTTTGCCGGTGTCGATGACTTGGCAATTCATGAACGAATTTTGGCTGCTGCATTTATGGCGTTTATTGCGGGACAAAAAGATAAGGGGCAAAAATTACTTGATCAGGCGTCATTGTCATTCGTGGAGCCAAGGTCAAGCGATGAGGCGCTGATTATCGATGACAGTGGATCAAAGGAAATGATCTCCAAGTATATTGATAATGAGAGCGTCCAATATGCAATAAAAAATCACTCTTCTTATGTGAAAACTTGGCTGATGGCGCTTCTTTCTGCCGCCCGAAAAAAAGGTGTCTTGGCATGCTCCCAATTTATTTGGCTCAGACCAACTGATCGTGAATTGTGGTATGCATTAAATCAGGACGGTGGTTCAACTGCCTGGGCTGAAGGCCTTGGAGCATGGTCTCATTATAAGATTGAAGATATGGCCAGAATGTCGTTACACGAGCCGCAGATTGAATTCGGCGTCTCTAGCTTGGAAAAAAGTATAAGAAACTCAGGTTTCTTACCGATCAAATAA